From the genome of Prunus persica cultivar Lovell chromosome G8, Prunus_persica_NCBIv2, whole genome shotgun sequence:
TTAATAAATCAAAACAGACTTAAAGATGCAGAAACCTGATTAGCTGGAGTTTGGAATTTTTCTATGGTTTACGTTCATAGGGACAGAAAAGCTGCAGCTGATGCACCTGCGAAGATGGGGGATTGTCTCCAAGTTCTTGATAAGCTTCCGTGGAATTTGATTTCAGTTTTATTGCAAACTTACATGCTTTTGTCCCTCATGCCCAAACCATTCGCTCTCAGTTGCATTAGCCATCAAATAGCAATCACACAAAAACTggcacaaaaaaaataaaaaaaataaacaatacaaaaagtagagagagagagcacaaTGGTCCACTTCATCTGACATGTACAATGTATGATATGatatgtataatgtatatgGTCAATGAACATGGATAGtatacacaaacacacacaacaGAACATACACACTTTATCTTCTTTTGTATCCTGGAAAAAGTTCCATGAAGTAAAACATTTTAGAAACGATATCCACATTGGAAACCTCATCTATAACAAATTATATTGTGGAACATACACACATGTTATCTTATATGCATCATAACAGTGCATACTTTGCTACTGTTTCCAAGATATCTGGATGTGTAGGATTGCATCAGGCAGATACAACTATATCCACATTGGAAACCTTATCTATAACAAATTAGAAAGTAAAACTTAAAGAGATTCCCTAATAGCAAGATTCTAAGTCATCTATCTTGTCGAGCAGTGGGTTATATTCCAAATCTGGCATctcaacaataaaaaatcagaattactataatatataatcaaCTACGATATACAACAAATAACAGAGGCAAGGTGGCTTGTAACCTACGCCTCATTTTCCGTGTAAACTCTAACCTGTACTTCATGAGCGGATCTCACCTTCCTCCCAATCGCCTTTCTGCCAGCAGATCTCGCCTTCCTCCCAATCTCCATTCAGAAACGCCTCCTCGTCCTGACCCTGCAACTCGTCATCTTCCTTGAGGTACAAACCCAAATGCTTAAGGGGCAATCCAAGGTAGACCTTTTCACTGCCACAGCCACACAGAATCTCAAGTTGTTTGAGATCCTTTAAAGGGTCCTCAAATTGGACTGACTTCTCCATGTTCAAAATAGCAAGGCGAGCCGATTGCCTTTGCTCCATCCGATGCATCAATTTTCTCCTTGGTGGAGAATCAGGTAGACCCTTAAGTATCTTGTTTGCTTTCCGTATTGTACCTGAAAATCGCATCTTGAGCGACTGAATTCGCCTAGCCTTACATGGAGAAAGATTGTCTGTGGCCTGATACATGGCATGATGAACAAGGGTGCCCAAGTCATCATCTTTGGTTGACTTAACTGAGTgagaatcatcatctttggTTGACTTAACTGAGTGAGAATCAGAAACCCCAACAACCCCTTGACTTTGCATAAGAACCCTACAAGCAGAAGAGCTCTTGCCATTTGGTCTCCGTTTGGGCAGAGGAGGAGTAGGAGGAGGACAAGCATTTGACATTTTCTCCTCGGCTTCTTTCCATTGGGTCTCAAAAACCCCACTGAGATGCTTGGCTGCTGCACGATTTCTACTCCCAAGGGGGAAATATCTGAAAGCGTTTGAGAAGATAAGCCTGATATCAGCAGCAAAGTCATCAGCGCTGGAGTAGACACCCCTCTCCAATTTCGATTTCACAGTACCCAAATCCATCGGCCTCCAGATTTCGTCGAAATAACCCGGCAGATTCTCAGCCACAGGATCAACAACAGGCTTGTTGAAGTAGCTCGCATGGCCGAGGTTCATCAGAGAATCCAATACCTTAGAACAATCCAACGTCTCTTTTGAAGCAGACGAAGCCAAACCTTTGACTTTGAGCAGAGGAAGACAAACAGTCGACTTTTCCTTCCGTTGGGTCTTAGAAACCCTAGAAgacctcttcctcttctgaGTTTGACAGATTTCATCAAAACCCTCTTCTGATTCCGGGTTGGCATTTTTTGTAGCAGACGAAGCCAAGCCCTTGCACAGCGGAAGACCAACAGTCGACTTTTCCTCAACGGCCACATTCCGTTGGGTCTCAGAAACCCCAGAAgacctcttcctcttctggGTTAGACAGATTTCATCAAAACCCTCTTCTGATTCCGGGTTGGCATTTTTTGTAGCAGACGAAGCCAAACCCATGCACAGAGGAAGACCAACAGTCGACTTTTTTTCAACGGCTACATTCCGTTGGGTCTCAGAGACCCTAGAAgacctcttcctcttctggtTCTGACAGATTTCATCAAAACCCAGATCTTCTGATTCTGGGTCAGCATTTTTTGTAGCAGACGAAGCCAAACCCTTGCGCAGAGGAAGACCAACGGTCGACTTTTCCTCAACGGCTACATTCCGTTGGGTCTCAGAAACCCTAGAAGACCTTATCCTCTTCTGGGTCTGAAACTGAAACTCAAAGGAACCAAAACCATCCTCCAATTGTCTGCGCTTTATAGCAGACCACgccattttttatttcagaaacccaaaaattcaCACAGTCGTTACAGAgagaaaacccagaaaatcaCTCGCTCAATCGTTGCAGAGAAAATCACTCGCTCAATCGTTGAACTCAATACTCTCACTCGATCGCTTTCGCTTACTTGttgaagagaaacagagagatagagagacagacagacagacgaAAAGAAGAGGGAATGTATTGTTGTGGCGCTATTTTGGTTTTCAAAACGTAAAATGAAAGGTCGGTGTGATAACTCGGTGACTCAGTTGCTGAGTTGTTGCGcgtaaaaaagcaaaaaataaaaagtaaaaaacacGCAGAAACACCAGCTTAAACAgaggaaattttgaaaaaatccaaaagagagataaattttttaaaagaagtcaaaatagacaaaattgcccttatttatttttggatttcctaaggaatcatTTACATTTGTATGTCTTTAATTTGAAAGTTCAGagatttttctgtcttttttaaaaaagctttggctttttctaaaaataaaagtttttttgtggctaaaacctaaatttacttttaagtAAATGCATAACTCAGTTACTCAAGTACTAAATAAATTTCAGATGTATacaaatgaataaatatattttaccCATGATgcaaagtttaaaaaaaaatatttttcctttcctttcctatTGTCAAATTAATTTGTCTCAACTCActctaaatatttttcatttcctttcctttcctttcctttcctttcatttCCTATTGGTTAAAAGGTAAAATAAGAAGACacaaaatgaaagaatttgATTTACACTACCTAcaatagaaaaatattttcacacGCAGAGACATGgggttaattttatttttgatttttatgaattattgaaagataagtaaataaaaatagaatcaacatgacaatattcattttgtgtgtaaaatttttaattttgaaccaAAACTACGGTCTAGTTCAAtttttacacacacacaaaaatgtGTACTTTCGATTTGAAATGAACCAAAATGCAATTAATTggtttataatatttcactttTATGTTTCATGTCATACATTGATATCAACCATTTAgtagcaaaaataaaatctcaacGTCATTCAAATTTGGTGTTATATCTCGcaaaatttcacaattttcaaagggaaatttttttctcaactATAACCAGAAAATAACTGAACCAAACCAGTCACTAAATGAATTGGTTTTATTCAATGATATAATTAGGTTAATGTCTAGAACGAATTAAATCGAATCATGTCCATTCTAGtataaaattgtgatatttttttcaatgacatgatacttttttttttttcaataatgagGGGAGATTCGACCTTGAAACCTCATCTAACATTGgaatattattaataattaacttatgcttgttaatttatgtagggtttttttttgtcccaACAGCCTAACGAATGGGCTTGGGCTGCCgtaaagaaaagacaaataaaGTTGCCCATGTGCCTGAGTTTAAGAACCAGGCCGCAAGAGTGTTTTGAAAGATTCGTGGAGCCTTAGAAAACACTTTGGATTCCTTTCACCAATATATCAAACGGTTGTGAAGGATTAGCAATATGGCTTGGCTTGAGAAGCTTATGGCATATGAGCTAAGCCTTAAAGAGTCTAGCAATAGAGAGAAAGAGCTTGAATTTCTTATGGAAACGAAGGTTTAGAgcaagggggagagagagatatagggGGGCCTTTGACTAaggaagagagggagagatggaAATAGAGAATGGGGTGTCTTGAGTAAATTTCCAATTGCTGACAAAAGCTTGGTCGCACTCTTGGATCGTGTGTTTGCTGGGTTGAAGGTgcctccttttataggcactGGAACCCTCAATTTTATCAAGTCTCCCTCTCCCcttttccttcactttcttccattcAACCTTATTTGGTGAAACTTTCCCAGCTCGTGTGCATATGCACAAAGCTTTTTGAGTTCCAAGATCTTCACGTAGCTGGACTTTTTCATGTGGGTGAGGTGCCACCcacttttcttcttggttttcttatttgatcctgcaaaagaaataaaaatgggTAAGGGCGTCAATCTAATGGGTATTCCTCCTGCACATGTGAATTTCCTTTGGTTTTTGCAGTGGCTTACCATTGCACTTGGTTCTAAGACTTTTGACAACGCTAAATACGATGCTAGATATTTTATAAGGTGCTGGGCTGGGCTTTTTCATAAGGTATTGGGATATGGGCATTTTATTTCCAGCGGCCTACGAGCTTGCCCTGgtttcgtcaagctgctgaAGTAGCttatttgctttattttttgacAAGGTGTTGTATGTCTTAGCTGATGTGAGACTTTTCTAAGTGTTGCAAACCATTGGATATTCTCCTAAGGCATTGGgccacttctctctctctttctctctttcttgtttACCCATGTGTTTGGGCTTCAataaatgggcttgagtttttgtgctcccaagtagcccAAGACTTCCATCCTTTGAACCCTCAATGGGTCTCGTGAATACTcgtaaccatc
Proteins encoded in this window:
- the LOC18766416 gene encoding transcription factor GTE9, producing the protein MAWSAIKRRQLEDGFGSFEFQFQTQKRIRSSRVSETQRNVAVEEKSTVGLPLRKGLASSATKNADPESEDLGFDEICQNQKRKRSSRVSETQRNVAVEKKSTVGLPLCMGLASSATKNANPESEEGFDEICLTQKRKRSSGVSETQRNVAVEEKSTVGLPLCKGLASSATKNANPESEEGFDEICQTQKRKRSSRVSKTQRKEKSTVCLPLLKVKGLASSASKETLDCSKVLDSLMNLGHASYFNKPVVDPVAENLPGYFDEIWRPMDLGTVKSKLERGVYSSADDFAADIRLIFSNAFRYFPLGSRNRAAAKHLSGVFETQWKEAEEKMSNACPPPTPPLPKRRPNGKSSSACRVLMQSQGVVGVSDSHSVKSTKDDDSHSVKSTKDDDLGTLVHHAMYQATDNLSPCKARRIQSLKMRFSGTIRKANKILKGLPDSPPRRKLMHRMEQRQSARLAILNMEKSVQFEDPLKDLKQLEILCGCGSEKVYLGLPLKHLGLYLKEDDELQGQDEEAFLNGDWEEGEICWQKGDWEEGEIRS